Proteins co-encoded in one Metabacillus sp. KUDC1714 genomic window:
- a CDS encoding ABC transporter permease — MKSGLNTSSSNNAPLFSSKSKKEIRREKRRTTLKNIATSWELYVFLLPAFLYFLIFHYVPLYGLLIAFKDFNPALGVWDSPWVGFMWFEDFFSSYYFWDLIKNTIGISLYSLIVGFPMPIILALAFNEVKDGLFKRGLQTITYAPHFISLVVMVGMIISFLSPQTGLINHILGLFGVEPIDFMQDPGWFKTVFVFSGVWQGMGWGAIIYIAALSGVDPQLHESAKVDGASRLQRIWHINIPALLPTIIILFILDMGSLLSVGFQKILLMQNDLNMESSDVIATFVYRTGILNAQYSYSTAVGLFDAVINATILVIVNQIARKRSETSLW; from the coding sequence ATGAAGTCAGGGTTGAATACATCATCATCTAATAATGCACCACTTTTTTCATCAAAAAGCAAGAAAGAAATCAGAAGAGAGAAACGAAGAACTACATTGAAAAATATTGCCACAAGCTGGGAATTATATGTTTTTCTTTTACCTGCTTTTCTATATTTTTTAATTTTCCATTATGTTCCTTTATATGGACTTCTAATTGCATTTAAAGACTTTAACCCTGCGTTAGGGGTTTGGGATAGTCCGTGGGTTGGATTTATGTGGTTTGAAGATTTCTTTAGTTCTTACTATTTTTGGGATTTGATAAAAAATACCATTGGAATCAGTCTTTATTCGCTTATTGTTGGCTTTCCAATGCCGATTATTTTAGCATTAGCATTTAATGAAGTGAAGGACGGCTTATTTAAACGGGGATTACAAACAATTACATATGCACCTCATTTTATTTCCCTCGTTGTTATGGTGGGTATGATCATTTCATTTCTTTCACCTCAAACTGGCTTAATTAATCATATCCTAGGTTTGTTTGGAGTTGAACCGATTGATTTTATGCAGGATCCAGGTTGGTTTAAGACAGTTTTCGTGTTTTCTGGTGTATGGCAAGGTATGGGATGGGGAGCAATCATCTATATAGCGGCATTGTCTGGTGTAGATCCACAACTTCATGAATCTGCAAAAGTGGACGGGGCATCAAGGTTGCAACGAATTTGGCATATTAACATTCCTGCATTACTTCCGACGATTATCATTTTGTTTATCCTAGATATGGGGAGTTTATTGTCGGTAGGGTTTCAAAAGATTTTACTTATGCAAAATGATTTAAATATGGAATCCTCTGATGTCATTGCAACCTTTGTCTATCGTACTGGTATTCTTAACGCACAGTATAGTTACTCTACTGCTGTTGGATTGTTCGATGCAGTCATTAATGCAACAATTCTCGTCATCGTTAATCAGATTGCTAGAAAACGAAGTGAGACAAGTCTATGGTAA
- a CDS encoding extracellular solute-binding protein, whose product MKKKVPMFLMTTMLMSSVLFGCNSNETSKESSKNNPKVSVNESGFPIVDDKITLTMVGPHVGKGEWKEREYFIEIEKLTNIGFKFQTPPRDDFPTKKQLLLASGDLPDIFYASDINHQEQIKYGGNGILIPLEDLIDKYAPNIKKLLEERPEVKKAITAPDGHIYALPSVDDQPSYWHMWYNGEWLKNLGVTELPKTIDDFYTLLKRFKTEDPNQNGKADELPLSNHGGVGELDSYLLAAFGLTGSGISLNNGKVEYSPVQPGYKAYLEFMNKLWEEDLFDHESFSQTNPQKKAKGHENLIGVFADAHPAFVLGGSTESTDNPVFHPLTSDLTDQPIVPESTGIGGGTFAITKENENPEATIRWVDYSYSKEGADLLHNGVEGTYWEWKDENKKEVRLIKDAPEGFDSPEDFRSSISPDWGIGVPIRRFAQDQLGWKWGNDKFGEWLREEDKKKLIPFETPIYPGVYFEDDELKTITRIERDLKTYVDQMKAKFITGEAPLSEWDEYVKTIEEMDLNKLVEIYEKAYERYQQN is encoded by the coding sequence ATGAAAAAGAAGGTACCAATGTTCCTGATGACAACCATGTTAATGTCAAGCGTTTTATTTGGGTGTAACTCTAATGAGACTAGCAAAGAATCGTCAAAAAACAATCCTAAAGTATCGGTAAATGAAAGTGGTTTTCCTATCGTTGATGACAAGATTACATTAACCATGGTCGGCCCTCATGTGGGAAAAGGGGAATGGAAAGAAAGAGAATATTTCATAGAAATAGAGAAATTAACAAACATAGGATTTAAGTTTCAAACACCTCCACGCGATGACTTTCCAACAAAGAAGCAATTATTATTAGCCAGTGGGGATTTACCTGATATTTTCTATGCATCTGATATCAATCATCAGGAACAGATAAAATACGGTGGCAATGGAATTCTTATTCCACTAGAAGATTTGATAGATAAGTACGCGCCAAATATCAAAAAATTGCTGGAAGAAAGACCTGAAGTTAAGAAAGCAATTACGGCACCTGATGGACATATTTATGCATTACCATCAGTTGATGATCAACCATCCTATTGGCATATGTGGTACAACGGAGAATGGTTAAAAAATCTTGGTGTAACAGAATTACCGAAAACGATTGATGATTTTTATACCCTTCTTAAACGATTTAAAACTGAAGATCCAAATCAAAATGGAAAAGCAGATGAACTCCCTTTAAGTAATCATGGTGGTGTTGGAGAACTTGACTCCTATTTACTTGCTGCCTTTGGGTTAACAGGCAGCGGCATATCACTCAATAATGGCAAAGTTGAATACAGTCCAGTTCAGCCCGGCTATAAGGCCTATTTGGAATTTATGAATAAACTTTGGGAAGAAGATCTATTTGATCATGAATCGTTTTCACAAACGAATCCTCAAAAAAAGGCAAAAGGACATGAAAATTTAATTGGTGTTTTTGCAGACGCACATCCAGCTTTTGTGCTTGGAGGTTCCACTGAAAGTACAGATAACCCAGTGTTTCACCCTTTGACAAGCGACTTAACGGATCAACCGATTGTTCCTGAATCAACCGGAATTGGTGGTGGAACTTTTGCTATTACAAAGGAAAATGAAAATCCGGAAGCAACAATAAGATGGGTTGATTATTCTTATTCAAAAGAAGGTGCTGATCTTCTTCATAATGGTGTGGAAGGCACCTATTGGGAATGGAAAGACGAAAATAAAAAGGAGGTAAGGTTAATAAAGGATGCTCCTGAAGGCTTTGATAGCCCAGAGGATTTTCGCTCTTCCATCTCTCCAGATTGGGGGATTGGCGTTCCAATTCGAAGATTTGCACAAGATCAATTAGGTTGGAAATGGGGAAATGACAAATTCGGTGAATGGTTACGTGAAGAAGATAAGAAAAAATTGATCCCATTTGAAACTCCAATCTACCCAGGTGTTTATTTTGAAGATGATGAATTGAAAACGATTACCCGTATCGAACGAGATTTAAAAACATACGTCGATCAAATGAAAGCAAAATTTATTACGGGTGAAGCTCCATTATCTGAGTGGGATGAATATGTCAAAACTATTGAAGAGATGGATCTAAATAAGCTTGTTGAAATTTACGAGAAGGCATATGAACGTTATCAACAGAATTGA
- a CDS encoding Gfo/Idh/MocA family protein has product MSKIRIGFIGTGGIAHLHAGQLLELENVEISAITDVSPDARERFITKYGLLNTRQFSEYHDMLEQANLDAVVICSPHTLHFQQATDVLNKGLHVLIEKPMTCSSTEAKELIESAKQSGKVMQVSYQRHFQPEFIYIRDAIANGEIGKLTSITASLYQQWWRGQGQNISWRQVPNLSGGGFLMDSGSHIIDVLLWTSGLTPVEVKSQVSNQGAPVEIDTFTSIRFEEGAVAGLNLVGSAPIWHETYAFCGENGGIFYDNGKITLHLSSQEPIVPELPIQTTNQDKSFIDAILGKHEVKVPGEFALKVVNLSEMVYEAAGYKPY; this is encoded by the coding sequence ATGAGTAAAATTCGTATTGGATTTATCGGAACGGGTGGTATAGCCCACCTTCATGCTGGGCAGTTATTGGAACTAGAAAACGTGGAAATAAGTGCAATCACAGATGTAAGTCCTGATGCTAGGGAACGATTTATTACAAAATATGGGCTTCTGAATACGAGACAATTTTCTGAGTATCACGATATGCTGGAGCAAGCGAATCTTGATGCAGTTGTCATATGTTCTCCGCATACCTTGCATTTTCAACAAGCAACAGATGTCCTGAATAAAGGACTTCACGTCTTAATTGAGAAGCCGATGACGTGTTCATCAACAGAGGCCAAGGAATTAATTGAAAGCGCTAAACAATCGGGTAAGGTCATGCAAGTATCCTATCAGCGTCACTTTCAGCCTGAATTTATTTATATCCGTGATGCGATTGCAAATGGAGAAATAGGGAAACTAACCTCAATCACTGCGTCGTTATATCAGCAATGGTGGAGAGGCCAGGGACAGAACATTTCATGGCGACAAGTCCCGAATTTATCAGGTGGTGGTTTTTTGATGGACTCAGGTAGCCATATTATTGATGTTCTGCTATGGACATCAGGATTAACACCAGTAGAAGTGAAATCTCAAGTTTCTAACCAGGGAGCTCCAGTAGAAATAGATACGTTTACCTCTATTCGCTTTGAGGAAGGTGCAGTGGCTGGATTGAACCTCGTAGGAAGTGCTCCAATATGGCATGAAACCTATGCATTTTGCGGTGAGAATGGTGGGATTTTCTATGACAATGGCAAGATCACGTTGCATCTTTCAAGTCAGGAGCCGATCGTTCCAGAATTACCAATACAAACAACCAATCAAGATAAAAGCTTTATCGATGCAATACTAGGAAAACACGAAGTGAAAGTACCGGGGGAATTTGCATTAAAAGTGGTCAATCTTTCAGAAATGGTTTATGAAGCTGCAGGCTATAAACCCTACTAA
- a CDS encoding glycoside hydrolase family 2 protein, which translates to MSYRNEYPRPQFVRNTWLNLNGEWQFAFDHGKSGIERELYKHGSFNEKIQVPFCPESKLSGIGYTDFMAAVWYKRSVRVPKGWLEQRTTLHFGAVDYHAHVWVNGKKAGEHKGGYTPFSFDITDLLDGEEATIVVYVEDDNRSGLQPRGKQSEGYYSAGCDYTRTTGIWQTVWMESVSSTYVTHAKFKTNPKDGSVAVELYLNQYDRDVTIDLEATFNGKIVAEETAIVAGQSVQSFLHLSEVHLWEPGQPNLYDVTITLKKEENVIDRVESYFGVRSVSIKNKVILINDKPIFQRLVLDQGFYPDGVYTAPTDEHLKKDIKISMDMGFNGARMHEKIFEPRYLYWADQLGYLVWGEHGNWGLDITGSKGLEQFLPEWMESIERDFNSPALIGWCPFNETWDRNGTRQNDQVLRITYEVTKRLDPTRPVIDTSGNFHVITDVFDIHDYEQNVEKFAAKFEEMSKGGNVYVTFEDRQQYENQPYFVSEYGGIWWNPDEKDGWGYGEKPQSEHEFIERYQGLTVTLLNNPSICAFCYTQLYDVEQEVNGLYTYQRKAKFDPSLIRKINSQKAAIEKDFAFAVNRSKE; encoded by the coding sequence ATGAGTTATCGAAATGAATATCCGCGACCGCAGTTTGTAAGGAATACATGGTTAAATCTAAATGGAGAATGGCAATTTGCATTTGATCATGGAAAGAGTGGAATTGAACGTGAACTATATAAACATGGTTCTTTTAATGAAAAGATTCAAGTGCCTTTTTGTCCAGAGAGCAAGCTTTCAGGGATTGGTTATACCGATTTTATGGCTGCCGTCTGGTATAAGAGAAGCGTCCGAGTGCCAAAGGGTTGGCTAGAACAGCGAACAACCTTGCATTTTGGAGCCGTTGACTACCATGCACATGTTTGGGTAAATGGGAAAAAGGCCGGTGAGCATAAGGGCGGCTATACTCCTTTCTCTTTTGATATCACAGATTTACTAGATGGTGAGGAAGCAACGATCGTGGTTTATGTAGAGGATGACAATCGCTCCGGACTACAGCCCCGAGGGAAGCAAAGTGAAGGGTATTATTCAGCTGGTTGTGATTATACGAGAACAACAGGTATTTGGCAGACCGTCTGGATGGAATCTGTTTCATCTACATATGTTACACACGCGAAATTTAAGACGAATCCGAAGGATGGGAGTGTAGCTGTTGAGTTGTACCTAAATCAATATGACAGGGATGTAACAATTGATCTTGAAGCAACATTTAATGGGAAAATCGTTGCCGAAGAAACAGCTATAGTTGCAGGACAAAGTGTTCAATCCTTCCTTCATCTATCTGAAGTCCATCTTTGGGAACCTGGACAGCCCAATTTATACGATGTAACAATTACTCTTAAAAAGGAAGAAAATGTGATCGATCGCGTGGAAAGTTATTTCGGGGTAAGGTCTGTTTCAATCAAAAACAAAGTGATCCTTATAAATGATAAGCCGATTTTTCAACGATTGGTTTTGGATCAAGGCTTCTATCCTGATGGAGTGTACACAGCACCGACGGATGAGCACTTAAAAAAAGACATCAAAATATCAATGGATATGGGGTTTAATGGCGCTCGCATGCATGAAAAAATCTTTGAGCCGCGATATCTTTATTGGGCTGATCAGCTAGGCTATCTCGTATGGGGAGAGCACGGAAACTGGGGACTGGATATAACGGGATCTAAAGGACTAGAACAGTTTTTACCTGAGTGGATGGAATCAATCGAACGAGACTTTAATAGCCCTGCACTAATAGGCTGGTGTCCATTTAATGAAACATGGGATCGAAATGGAACCCGCCAAAATGATCAGGTGCTCCGTATAACGTATGAAGTGACAAAACGGTTAGATCCAACACGCCCAGTCATTGATACGAGTGGTAATTTCCATGTCATAACCGATGTATTCGATATTCATGATTATGAACAGAATGTAGAAAAGTTTGCAGCAAAGTTTGAAGAGATGAGTAAAGGTGGGAATGTTTATGTGACATTTGAGGATCGTCAGCAATATGAAAATCAACCTTACTTTGTAAGTGAATATGGAGGAATATGGTGGAACCCTGACGAAAAGGATGGTTGGGGGTACGGCGAAAAGCCTCAATCAGAACATGAATTCATTGAAAGATATCAAGGGTTAACAGTAACCTTGTTGAATAACCCTTCTATTTGTGCATTCTGTTATACACAGCTTTATGATGTTGAACAAGAGGTCAATGGATTGTATACATATCAAAGAAAAGCAAAATTTGATCCAAGCCTCATTCGAAAGATTAATAGCCAAAAAGCTGCAATTGAAAAGGATTTTGCATTTGCTGTTAATCGTTCCAAGGAATGA
- a CDS encoding sugar phosphate isomerase/epimerase family protein — protein MVHFKLALNTSTLFPFRLDVKEQVTVAAEAGYDGIELWVKDIDQYLKTGGSIRELRTFIEDRGISVVNAITFFKWSDADERIRKEGLGQAEREISLLKELGCHAVAAPPSGNVEGVTLETMASHFSQLTNLARGIGVEPYLEFWGKSQRLSKLNEAVFVAMESGIKDVKILLDPFHMYTGGSSIENVSYLNPKNIGIVHVNDYPFSPPREHIADHDRVFPGDGIAPNKKLANLLNQIGYRGYLSLELFIEDFGNQTPIEVASLGIEKIKKAYFIEGS, from the coding sequence ATGGTTCATTTTAAACTAGCATTGAATACGTCAACTTTGTTTCCATTTAGATTGGATGTTAAAGAACAGGTAACTGTGGCTGCTGAAGCAGGTTACGATGGCATAGAACTATGGGTTAAAGATATTGATCAATATCTTAAAACTGGAGGTTCAATCAGAGAACTAAGAACTTTTATAGAAGATCGCGGTATTTCAGTTGTAAATGCCATTACATTTTTTAAGTGGTCTGATGCTGATGAGCGAATTCGTAAAGAGGGGCTGGGTCAAGCTGAAAGAGAGATTTCATTACTAAAGGAACTCGGATGCCATGCTGTCGCAGCTCCACCGAGTGGAAATGTAGAGGGTGTTACATTAGAGACGATGGCGAGCCATTTTTCTCAATTAACGAATCTGGCACGAGGTATTGGAGTTGAACCATACCTTGAATTTTGGGGGAAATCGCAGAGACTCTCCAAATTGAATGAAGCCGTTTTTGTAGCCATGGAAAGTGGAATTAAAGATGTCAAAATATTATTAGATCCTTTCCATATGTATACAGGGGGAAGCAGTATTGAAAATGTGTCCTATTTGAATCCAAAAAACATAGGGATCGTCCATGTCAATGATTATCCATTTTCTCCACCTAGGGAACATATTGCTGACCATGATCGTGTGTTCCCAGGTGATGGGATTGCACCAAATAAAAAGCTTGCAAACCTCTTAAATCAAATTGGTTATCGTGGCTATTTATCATTGGAGTTGTTTATTGAAGACTTCGGAAATCAAACGCCAATAGAAGTGGCGTCCCTTGGGATTGAAAAAATCAAAAAAGCGTACTTTATAGAAGGCTCATAA
- a CDS encoding oxidoreductase has protein sequence MNKKVRIGMIGYGFAARTFHAPVISAIPNLELRKIVQRNGKSDKERYPSVEFVNNIRDLYQDKEIDLIVVTTPSTDHFTFVKDALLAGKHVVVEKPFTTTTAEADQLIALARKMNKVLSVFHNRRWDGDFLTIQHLIKENILGQIYDVEFRWDRFSPMANTNWRESSSIGSGQLYDLGVHFLDQALCLFGKPNTIRAEIRTLRPNTQADDYFDVTLGYKNGLSLRLKSSLLAREPGPRYSLHGTKGSFVKYGIDPQEELLKKGLTPDSPGWGNEPKEWWGKLNTNVNKLHIEGRIETIPGSYQSFYQNIYEHIVDHNELAVKPEEARLAIYLIEMAIQSHLEKRTLEVI, from the coding sequence ATGAACAAAAAGGTCCGTATCGGTATGATCGGCTATGGTTTCGCAGCTAGGACGTTTCATGCTCCAGTTATATCTGCGATTCCTAATTTGGAATTAAGGAAAATCGTCCAGAGAAACGGGAAAAGTGATAAGGAACGCTATCCTTCGGTGGAATTCGTTAATAATATTCGGGATCTATATCAAGATAAAGAGATAGATCTGATTGTTGTCACGACCCCAAGTACTGACCACTTTACATTTGTTAAAGATGCATTGTTAGCAGGTAAGCATGTCGTTGTTGAGAAGCCATTTACTACAACGACTGCTGAAGCAGATCAATTAATTGCCTTAGCGAGAAAAATGAACAAGGTGCTTAGTGTATTTCATAATCGTAGATGGGATGGCGATTTCCTGACCATTCAACATCTGATAAAAGAAAACATACTAGGCCAGATTTACGATGTTGAATTCCGTTGGGATAGGTTTAGTCCAATGGCGAACACAAACTGGAGAGAAAGCAGTTCCATTGGGTCAGGCCAGCTTTATGATTTAGGTGTCCATTTTCTTGATCAAGCCCTTTGTCTGTTTGGAAAGCCAAATACGATTCGGGCCGAAATTCGCACGTTGCGGCCAAATACCCAAGCAGATGATTATTTCGATGTTACGTTAGGTTATAAAAACGGATTAAGTCTAAGGTTGAAATCTTCTTTGCTTGCTCGTGAACCTGGTCCGCGGTATTCGCTTCATGGAACAAAAGGATCTTTTGTTAAGTACGGAATAGATCCACAAGAGGAATTATTAAAAAAGGGACTAACTCCTGATTCTCCGGGGTGGGGAAATGAACCAAAGGAATGGTGGGGGAAACTAAATACGAATGTTAATAAGCTACATATTGAAGGTCGTATTGAAACGATTCCAGGATCTTACCAATCATTCTATCAAAATATTTATGAACATATTGTGGATCATAATGAACTTGCGGTCAAGCCAGAAGAAGCTCGGTTAGCTATCTACTTGATCGAAATGGCAATACAGAGTCATTTGGAAAAGAGAACTTTGGAAGTAATTTGA
- a CDS encoding sugar phosphate isomerase/epimerase family protein translates to MIFNIGMRIPPKIGAEGIEKVASWAAQVGLNTLDVPRLTPEVKDACQKAGIEIGSVDAGSGARLLSRDEKRQANAVEALKMQMTEISQLGGRVLFMCLVPEDHTMPRKEGFAIWKETFPDIVKHAEQTGIYIAIEGWPGPAPHYPTIGCTPEMLRAMFDAIPSKHFGMTYDPSHLVRLGIDYVRVLNEFGERINHCHGKDTEILHDELYECGVIQTTFGEKYGFSEGSWRYTIPGHGEVDWGKVAVRLERLGYHGAISIELEDHRYWGSLEAERKGIVKANEHLRRYFK, encoded by the coding sequence ATGATTTTTAATATCGGAATGCGCATACCACCTAAAATTGGTGCAGAAGGAATTGAAAAGGTAGCGTCATGGGCTGCTCAGGTTGGATTAAATACACTAGATGTCCCGCGTTTAACACCTGAAGTAAAGGATGCATGTCAAAAAGCTGGTATTGAAATCGGTTCTGTCGATGCAGGAAGCGGGGCTCGTCTATTAAGTCGAGATGAGAAAAGGCAAGCAAATGCTGTAGAAGCGTTAAAAATGCAGATGACAGAAATATCCCAATTAGGAGGACGCGTGTTATTCATGTGTCTAGTACCTGAGGATCATACAATGCCACGTAAGGAAGGGTTTGCTATTTGGAAAGAAACATTTCCTGATATTGTAAAGCATGCTGAGCAAACTGGAATCTATATTGCTATTGAAGGCTGGCCTGGTCCAGCACCGCATTATCCAACAATCGGTTGTACACCTGAAATGTTGAGAGCTATGTTTGATGCGATACCATCAAAACATTTCGGTATGACCTACGATCCCTCACATCTCGTACGTTTAGGGATTGATTATGTGAGAGTTCTAAATGAATTCGGTGAAAGAATTAATCACTGTCATGGAAAGGACACCGAAATTCTTCATGATGAGCTATATGAATGCGGCGTTATTCAGACTACCTTTGGCGAAAAGTATGGATTTTCTGAAGGCTCTTGGCGCTATACGATTCCCGGCCATGGTGAGGTAGACTGGGGAAAGGTGGCTGTTCGATTAGAACGTCTCGGCTATCACGGGGCGATCAGTATCGAGTTAGAAGATCATAGGTATTGGGGATCTTTAGAAGCGGAAAGAAAAGGGATCGTAAAAGCGAATGAACATTTAAGAAGGTACTTTAAATAG
- a CDS encoding carbohydrate ABC transporter permease: MTAIRESRTDLIFKYFVYCFLFVILILILYPLIYIISASISDPTLVNQGKMWLLPKGITFVGYKLLFQYDEIWIGYRNTIFYTLLGVAINLFVTLPAAYALSRKKLVGRNFFMVMFVFTMFFSGGLIPSYLLVKNLGMINTVWALVIPNAASIWNIILCRTFFQVTIPKELEDAASIDGCTNTKLFFKIVLPLSMPIIAVMALFYGVGHWNEYFSSLIYLNDEAKYPLQMVLRKILVLQEISTETMDPAMAIANAEVINQKADLSAVLKYAVILVSTLPMLIAYPFLQRYFVKGVMIGSIKG, translated from the coding sequence ATGACTGCGATTAGAGAAAGTCGAACAGATCTTATTTTTAAGTATTTTGTTTATTGCTTTCTATTTGTGATATTGATATTAATTCTTTACCCATTAATCTATATTATAAGCGCTTCAATAAGTGATCCAACCCTAGTCAATCAAGGTAAGATGTGGCTTTTGCCCAAGGGGATTACCTTTGTAGGATATAAGCTACTTTTTCAATACGATGAGATTTGGATTGGTTATCGAAATACAATTTTTTATACCTTGTTAGGTGTGGCAATTAACCTATTTGTCACATTGCCAGCTGCATATGCTTTATCCCGAAAAAAGTTGGTTGGTCGCAATTTTTTTATGGTGATGTTTGTATTTACAATGTTTTTCAGTGGCGGTCTGATCCCCTCATATTTGCTAGTTAAAAATCTTGGGATGATTAACACTGTATGGGCATTGGTTATTCCCAATGCAGCTTCGATTTGGAATATTATTTTATGTCGAACGTTTTTCCAAGTGACGATTCCTAAAGAATTAGAAGATGCAGCAAGTATTGACGGTTGTACGAATACAAAGCTGTTTTTTAAAATCGTGCTACCATTATCAATGCCTATTATTGCAGTGATGGCATTATTTTACGGTGTCGGACATTGGAATGAGTACTTTAGTTCTTTGATCTACTTAAATGATGAAGCTAAGTATCCGTTGCAAATGGTCTTGAGAAAAATTCTTGTCCTGCAAGAAATCTCCACTGAAACAATGGATCCAGCGATGGCCATTGCCAATGCAGAGGTGATTAACCAAAAAGCAGATCTTTCAGCAGTTTTAAAATACGCGGTCATCCTTGTTTCAACTCTACCAATGTTAATCGCTTACCCTTTCTTGCAAAGATACTTTGTCAAAGGGGTCATGATTGGTTCAATCAAGGGGTGA